Proteins from a single region of Thermodesulfobacteriota bacterium:
- a CDS encoding adenosine-specific kinase, producing the protein MELISLKIQKPEDINVILGQSHFIKTVEDLHEAMVNAVPGIKFGIAFCEASGPCLVRYSGTDSELIELAKDNALNLSVGHCFIIFQRTSYPLNVLNSIKNVPEVCTIFCATQNPVDVIIAESVYGRGILGVIDGFKSKGIETEEDIGNRRTLLREIGYKL; encoded by the coding sequence ATGGAGCTTATAAGCTTAAAAATTCAGAAGCCAGAGGATATCAATGTCATTCTCGGTCAAAGCCACTTTATTAAAACCGTAGAGGATCTTCATGAAGCGATGGTAAATGCGGTACCTGGAATAAAGTTCGGGATTGCATTCTGCGAGGCTTCGGGGCCTTGCCTGGTTAGATACAGTGGTACTGATTCTGAGCTCATAGAGTTAGCCAAGGATAACGCCCTAAACCTTTCGGTTGGGCACTGTTTTATTATATTCCAGAGAACTTCCTACCCACTCAATGTGTTGAACTCGATAAAAAATGTGCCGGAGGTTTGCACAATATTCTGTGCAACACAAAATCCAGTTGACGTAATTATCGCGGAATCAGTATATGGCAGGGGGATTCTTGGGGTTATCGATGGTTTTAAATCTAAGGGAATTGAAACAGAAGAGGATATTGGTAATAGAAGAACATTGTTGAGAGAAATTGGGTACAAGCTTTGA
- a CDS encoding PAS domain S-box protein, which yields MEDTYKTKKELLRELAEMEKRIADQIDSENLIKKTDEPTINLGRILEESLNEIYIFHADTLRFLKVNKGARINLGYSMDELCHLTPIDINTEFTHESFTKLIAPLRTKKKEKIEFLAVHRRKDGSLYPVEVHLQTSVFDGTQAFVAIVLDITERKQAEERFRLVVESSPSSIVMVDQEGKIRLVNSQAETSFGYNRAELIGQSVEILVPERFRNKHIEYRKRFLLSPTARPMGEGRNLYALRKDGAEFPVEIGLSIIHSNEGTMILSSAIDISKRKLAEEELRREREKAQKYLDVAEVMLVSINENEEITMINKNGCRLLGYDEKEIVGKNWFDNFIPVSAREDTRTVFRKLLKREFGVFEFHENKILNKAGEERLIAWHNSPLKDDLGRIVGTLSSGVDITEQKMSEQILRDSEEKLKSIMDNTTDAVLVYDERGNIVILNREASRLFCDEERNQLTKVWEIIPPENINKFDEILKSVKQGNRLLDYEMEKVLNNGERIAVSVALSYMQSDGGMFFETIRDIRERVELRHKIIELEKTQFVGKMAEGVAHHMGTPLASMLLRVQMLKEDIPSLEKYRSIMEKLESIERQIFYGQKIMQRLLKFANKPENEKRPEKISSIIEEAFEIVKPLCKKTGIKLELSVEDDLWLLADVDLIQLVFSDMLMNSIDAMPEGGKISLKVTNDMRENFIEIIITDTGGGIPKDILPLIFEPFFSTKPSGKGTGLGLSVAKRILHDHGGEISIESTEGKGTSVHIKIPPIPRRL from the coding sequence ATGGAAGATACATATAAGACTAAGAAAGAGCTCTTGAGAGAATTAGCAGAAATGGAGAAGAGAATTGCTGATCAGATAGATTCAGAAAATCTTATTAAGAAAACGGACGAACCGACAATTAACCTCGGTCGAATTCTTGAAGAATCACTCAACGAGATTTACATCTTCCATGCCGATACTCTGCGCTTCCTTAAAGTGAACAAAGGGGCACGGATAAACCTTGGTTATTCGATGGATGAACTGTGTCACCTTACACCCATTGACATCAATACTGAGTTTACACACGAATCCTTTACTAAACTTATTGCGCCTCTACGAACTAAGAAGAAAGAAAAGATAGAATTTCTCGCTGTTCACAGGCGGAAGGACGGATCGCTGTATCCTGTAGAAGTCCATCTTCAAACCTCGGTCTTCGACGGAACACAAGCTTTCGTTGCAATTGTACTTGACATCACCGAACGAAAACAAGCAGAGGAAAGATTCAGGCTAGTAGTAGAATCTTCCCCAAGCTCTATAGTGATGGTTGATCAAGAGGGAAAGATAAGACTCGTAAACTCTCAGGCGGAAACATCTTTTGGCTATAATCGTGCTGAGCTGATAGGACAGAGTGTCGAGATTTTAGTACCGGAGCGTTTTCGTAATAAACATATTGAATATCGTAAAAGATTCCTACTTAGTCCAACAGCCAGGCCTATGGGTGAAGGACGCAACCTCTATGCACTTAGAAAGGATGGGGCAGAATTCCCAGTAGAGATTGGGCTTAGCATTATCCATTCAAACGAGGGAACAATGATCTTAAGCTCCGCGATTGACATATCAAAGCGTAAACTTGCAGAAGAGGAATTAAGGAGGGAAAGGGAAAAGGCACAGAAATATCTTGATGTGGCAGAAGTAATGCTTGTTTCAATTAATGAAAATGAAGAAATAACGATGATAAATAAGAATGGATGCAGGCTATTAGGATATGATGAAAAAGAAATCGTAGGTAAGAATTGGTTTGACAACTTCATACCGGTATCAGCCAGAGAGGATACCAGGACAGTTTTTAGAAAATTATTAAAACGAGAGTTTGGAGTATTCGAATTCCACGAAAACAAAATCTTGAATAAAGCCGGAGAAGAGAGACTAATAGCCTGGCATAACTCTCCTTTAAAAGACGACCTGGGCAGAATAGTCGGGACCCTTAGCTCAGGAGTAGATATAACAGAGCAAAAAATGTCAGAGCAAATTCTCAGAGATAGTGAAGAGAAGTTAAAATCCATTATGGATAACACGACAGACGCTGTCTTGGTTTATGATGAACGAGGAAATATAGTTATCCTGAATAGAGAAGCATCTAGATTGTTTTGTGATGAAGAAAGGAATCAGCTAACAAAAGTCTGGGAAATAATTCCGCCCGAAAACATTAATAAATTCGATGAAATACTTAAGAGTGTAAAACAGGGAAACAGATTATTGGATTACGAGATGGAAAAGGTACTAAATAACGGCGAAAGAATCGCAGTAAGTGTCGCTTTATCCTACATGCAATCAGACGGTGGTATGTTTTTTGAAACAATACGAGATATAAGGGAAAGAGTAGAATTGAGACACAAAATCATTGAACTCGAAAAAACCCAATTTGTCGGGAAGATGGCAGAAGGAGTTGCACACCACATGGGAACACCTCTTGCATCCATGCTACTTAGGGTGCAAATGCTAAAAGAAGACATACCAAGCCTAGAGAAATATAGAAGCATAATGGAAAAGCTTGAGTCAATTGAAAGACAGATATTTTATGGACAGAAGATCATGCAGAGACTGCTCAAATTTGCAAACAAACCCGAAAATGAGAAACGTCCCGAGAAAATCTCATCAATCATTGAAGAAGCATTTGAGATAGTAAAACCTCTTTGTAAGAAAACTGGAATAAAACTTGAGTTATCAGTTGAAGATGATCTATGGCTTCTCGCTGACGTCGATTTAATCCAGTTAGTTTTTTCAGACATGTTAATGAATTCGATAGACGCTATGCCCGAGGGAGGAAAGATCTCTCTAAAGGTCACAAACGATATGCGAGAGAATTTCATTGAAATAATAATCACCGACACAGGCGGAGGAATCCCAAAGGATATTCTCCCCCTCATTTTCGAACCATTTTTTAGTACTAAACCGTCAGGCAAGGGAACTGGGCTCGGACTATCTGTAGCGAAAAGAATTCTTCATGACCACGGCGGTGAAATAAGTATTGAAAGCACTGAGGGTAAGGGGACCAGTGTTCACATAAAAATCCCGCCTATTCCAAGGAGATTATAA
- a CDS encoding GNAT family N-acetyltransferase, giving the protein MEMYPKRIILRDDTEVVIRPPENTDGEGLFEFFSNIPNSDLLIYKDDLSELENKENWFMSDIYGKVFKLVTLRGNEIIATGTLHKEGLFWLNAAEIKLVVDPRNRGKGIGSKLFNHLLFEVFQMRMRKVIVRFTPDNISFIRIIGHYGFKPETVLRCYIIDENTNEKKDLIIASFNLEEWANRFEFYNIILGGK; this is encoded by the coding sequence ATGGAGATGTATCCAAAAAGGATTATTCTAAGAGATGATACCGAAGTGGTGATAAGGCCTCCTGAAAACACCGATGGGGAAGGTCTATTCGAATTTTTCTCCAATATCCCTAACTCCGATCTCTTAATTTACAAAGATGACCTTTCAGAGCTGGAAAACAAGGAAAATTGGTTTATGAGCGATATATACGGCAAAGTTTTTAAGTTAGTCACACTTAGGGGCAATGAGATAATCGCGACCGGCACTCTTCACAAAGAGGGCCTTTTTTGGCTCAACGCAGCTGAGATAAAGCTAGTCGTAGATCCACGAAATCGGGGGAAAGGAATTGGTTCTAAGTTGTTTAACCACCTGTTATTCGAGGTCTTTCAAATGAGAATGCGGAAGGTTATTGTGCGATTCACCCCCGATAACATAAGTTTCATAAGAATAATTGGGCATTACGGCTTTAAACCCGAGACGGTTCTCAGGTGCTACATAATAGATGAAAATACTAATGAGAAAAAAGACCTTATAATAGCATCATTCAACCTAGAGGAATGGGCAAACAGATTTGAATTCTACAATATAATTTTGGGTGGGAAATAA
- a CDS encoding DUF2934 domain-containing protein yields MAKEANPKRPRRRATLGSEALQEMIGKKAYELYEKRGREHGCELDDWLEAEKIVKSAKKS; encoded by the coding sequence ATGGCCAAAGAGGCAAACCCAAAACGCCCGAGGAGAAGAGCTACGCTAGGTAGTGAAGCACTTCAAGAAATGATAGGGAAGAAGGCTTACGAACTTTATGAAAAGAGAGGGAGAGAACATGGTTGTGAACTGGATGACTGGCTCGAAGCTGAGAAGATCGTGAAGAGCGCAAAGAAGAGTTAG
- a CDS encoding universal stress protein encodes MIHKILWATDGSKDASEALKYVEILALKYKAGVIGLSVVPDYYGVIEGFPIEEKNRFVKWMEGSVKEKEKKRLEGIEKDFSEKGLSFKKELVNGIPYKEILRVATEKKVNLIALGKGRATEKSILGGTALKVLRRSNIPVLTAREDSGRSGMKRILVPTDQSRGLYRDFKYAIELSKLFGARIYILNVVETGEQMFPPEIVEQMKGFCFRELKENIGKVKIGENIDVSVEASKNAWSGIVKFVESRDIDLIVMMTYGGGKFRDEFIGSVTQKVIQEAPCAVLTITPYS; translated from the coding sequence TTGATTCATAAAATACTCTGGGCCACCGATGGTTCAAAAGACGCATCTGAAGCTCTTAAGTATGTGGAAATTTTAGCACTTAAATATAAAGCTGGTGTAATAGGACTTTCAGTAGTGCCTGACTACTATGGTGTGATAGAAGGTTTCCCTATAGAAGAGAAGAACAGATTTGTTAAATGGATGGAGGGATCTGTAAAAGAAAAGGAGAAGAAAAGGCTTGAGGGTATTGAAAAGGATTTCAGTGAAAAGGGACTAAGCTTCAAGAAAGAACTTGTGAATGGAATTCCGTATAAGGAAATATTGAGAGTTGCAACTGAAAAGAAGGTTAACTTGATCGCATTGGGAAAGGGAAGGGCGACTGAGAAATCTATTTTAGGTGGAACGGCGCTCAAGGTGCTGAGGAGGTCGAATATTCCGGTTTTAACTGCTAGGGAGGATTCAGGAAGATCGGGAATGAAGAGAATATTGGTCCCTACAGATCAGTCACGTGGTCTATATAGAGATTTCAAGTATGCGATTGAGTTATCAAAGTTGTTTGGAGCACGTATTTACATACTTAATGTCGTTGAGACAGGGGAACAGATGTTCCCACCCGAGATCGTAGAACAGATGAAGGGATTCTGCTTCAGAGAACTCAAGGAAAACATTGGCAAGGTAAAAATCGGTGAGAATATAGACGTTTCAGTAGAGGCTTCAAAGAATGCATGGAGTGGTATTGTTAAATTTGTGGAATCCAGAGATATTGATCTAATAGTAATGATGACCTATGGGGGTGGAAAGTTTAGAGACGAGTTTATTGGTAGTGTCACTCAAAAGGTCATACAGGAAGCGCCTTGTGCGGTATTAACAATTACCCCATATTCATAA
- a CDS encoding Hsp20/alpha crystallin family protein, with the protein MALMKWAPSREMERLFEEFFEDPLLPGFRRRLPMWRRFRELEGISPAVDMIDKKNEIVVKAEVPGVEKDDINISLTDNTLTIKGETKKEKEEKDEDYYYSEISYGSFARTITLPEKVQSDKVKANFKNGILEIHLPKSPESKPKEITVDVK; encoded by the coding sequence ATGGCTCTGATGAAATGGGCACCATCGAGAGAGATGGAGAGATTGTTTGAGGAATTTTTTGAAGATCCGTTATTACCAGGGTTTAGAAGAAGACTTCCAATGTGGAGAAGGTTTAGAGAATTAGAAGGGATCTCGCCGGCGGTAGATATGATTGATAAGAAGAATGAGATAGTTGTAAAAGCCGAGGTTCCAGGAGTTGAAAAGGATGATATAAATATCTCTCTAACGGATAACACGCTTACAATCAAGGGGGAGACAAAGAAGGAAAAGGAAGAAAAGGATGAAGATTACTATTACTCTGAAATATCCTATGGCAGCTTCGCAAGAACAATTACTCTTCCCGAGAAAGTACAGTCTGACAAAGTGAAAGCCAATTTTAAAAATGGCATACTGGAAATACATCTTCCAAAGTCTCCAGAGTCTAAGCCTAAAGAGATTACGGTCGATGTGAAGTAA
- a CDS encoding universal stress protein, with translation MNIERILFPTDFSEYSENARDYTIYLGQKLDAVIYILHAIEPLEYPELDEEVKIFFEEVEMQMEKKIDKEKEYFLKTGLKVETDTVIGPRWRVINTFAKEKNIDLIIMGSHGLKTKKDEIALGTTSHKVIFTAPCPVLIVRQEHGRVDINIPA, from the coding sequence ATGAACATCGAAAGAATACTATTCCCGACAGATTTCTCAGAATACTCTGAAAACGCAAGGGATTACACTATCTATCTAGGTCAAAAACTAGACGCGGTCATATACATTCTTCATGCGATAGAGCCATTGGAATACCCTGAGCTAGACGAAGAAGTAAAAATATTTTTTGAAGAAGTGGAAATGCAGATGGAGAAAAAAATTGATAAGGAAAAGGAGTACTTTTTGAAAACTGGCCTTAAAGTGGAGACAGACACAGTCATAGGTCCCAGATGGCGTGTCATAAATACATTTGCTAAAGAGAAAAATATCGACCTGATAATCATGGGATCTCATGGCCTAAAAACGAAAAAAGACGAAATTGCATTAGGTACCACAAGTCATAAGGTGATTTTCACCGCACCCTGTCCGGTCTTAATAGTTAGGCAGGAACATGGAAGAGTCGACATAAATATTCCGGCTTAG
- a CDS encoding CBS domain-containing protein, producing the protein MRVKDFMTQNPLTVSPLDNIQNTFQVLINNGIHQVPVVSNGDLVGIVTDRDLRMALAEDIMDAKVNIGTVMSKNPVSVTDDLKIVEAAKIIRKRRFNALPVINKKGELVGIVTVRDILDGLINLFEISK; encoded by the coding sequence ATGCGCGTAAAAGATTTCATGACTCAAAACCCTTTAACTGTTTCCCCGCTGGACAACATTCAAAACACCTTCCAGGTTTTGATTAATAATGGTATTCACCAGGTTCCGGTAGTTAGTAACGGTGACCTAGTGGGAATAGTCACCGATAGAGACCTAAGAATGGCACTCGCCGAGGATATAATGGACGCAAAGGTTAACATTGGTACTGTGATGAGCAAAAACCCTGTGAGTGTTACAGATGATTTAAAAATAGTCGAAGCAGCGAAAATAATTCGCAAAAGAAGATTTAACGCCCTTCCTGTCATCAATAAAAAAGGCGAGCTGGTTGGCATAGTGACAGTTAGGGACATCCTAGACGGCTTAATTAACCTGTTTGAAATTTCAAAATAG
- a CDS encoding universal stress protein: MLEIKRVLWATDGSKVSEEALKYAVLFAENFGSDIIGIHVIPKPEKLLFQSEFHDWTVKVEENLKSELSSLAKTLEAKGIGFEGMVSKGIPGVEILECARRENA, from the coding sequence TTGTTAGAAATTAAAAGGGTTTTATGGGCAACCGATGGTTCAAAGGTGTCTGAAGAGGCCCTGAAGTATGCTGTTCTCTTCGCGGAGAATTTTGGTTCAGATATAATCGGTATCCACGTAATACCTAAGCCCGAGAAGCTACTATTCCAAAGCGAATTTCACGATTGGACGGTGAAGGTAGAGGAGAACCTAAAGTCAGAGCTTTCGTCTTTAGCTAAAACATTAGAGGCCAAGGGAATTGGCTTCGAGGGAATGGTTTCAAAAGGAATCCCCGGTGTCGAGATACTGGAATGCGCTCGAAGAGAGAATGCC
- a CDS encoding sigma-54 dependent transcriptional regulator translates to MSNFRVLVVDDDEELVSAVKELLERKKYEVITAYSGNDAIEKASTISELNVALLDLVMPMMDGLTLLDKLKVIHPDLSVIIITGHGTVPTAVEAIKHGALDFITKPYDKDVLLNKLEAIKRTYELEKRVTELKQIVSEKYGFEEIVSGSRIMKRVFERASAAARSDAPVFIVGETGTGKELLAKAIHLKSERKDHRFIPVNCAAIPKELMESELFGYKKGSFTGAMKDHDGLFLAANQGTIFLDEIGEMPKDLQVKLLRVLEEGKVRPLGQTTEVSFDTRVISASNRAMEDLKTNALREDLFFRLAVIVMELPPLRDRREDIPLLIEHFIKKFNQKYSRNIRGVSEGTLSSIFQYDFPGNIRELENLFEGIIAVSPPEKEMITEKDLKAHLVWKETKASEHTLLSLEKLEKFALEQAMRQTQGNKSKAAEILGISRDTLYRKLKHFSIE, encoded by the coding sequence TTGAGCAACTTCAGAGTCCTGGTAGTTGATGATGACGAAGAATTGGTGAGTGCCGTTAAAGAACTACTAGAAAGAAAAAAATATGAGGTAATCACCGCATACTCTGGAAATGACGCAATAGAAAAGGCTTCAACTATATCAGAATTAAATGTCGCCCTATTAGACCTTGTCATGCCAATGATGGACGGTTTAACATTACTCGATAAGCTAAAGGTTATTCATCCCGACTTATCGGTAATAATCATCACAGGACATGGCACAGTTCCAACCGCTGTAGAAGCGATAAAGCATGGTGCTTTGGACTTCATAACCAAACCCTATGACAAAGACGTCCTTCTGAACAAGCTCGAGGCAATCAAAAGGACATATGAACTGGAGAAACGGGTAACTGAGCTCAAGCAGATTGTATCGGAAAAGTACGGATTCGAGGAGATAGTAAGTGGATCTAGGATAATGAAAAGGGTATTTGAAAGGGCGTCCGCAGCCGCACGCAGCGATGCTCCAGTATTTATAGTTGGAGAGACAGGCACGGGTAAGGAGCTTCTAGCCAAGGCAATACACTTAAAGAGCGAAAGAAAAGATCATCGCTTTATACCAGTAAACTGCGCTGCTATACCTAAGGAGCTCATGGAATCAGAATTATTCGGATACAAGAAAGGATCCTTTACTGGAGCGATGAAGGATCACGATGGACTTTTTTTAGCTGCAAATCAAGGGACTATTTTCCTTGATGAGATCGGAGAAATGCCAAAGGACCTTCAAGTAAAGCTCCTTCGGGTTCTCGAGGAAGGTAAGGTAAGACCATTGGGCCAGACAACCGAAGTTTCATTCGACACGAGAGTCATATCAGCAAGCAATCGCGCTATGGAGGATTTGAAGACCAATGCGTTGAGAGAAGACCTCTTTTTCAGGCTCGCCGTGATAGTTATGGAGCTCCCCCCGCTAAGAGATAGAAGAGAAGATATCCCATTACTGATTGAGCACTTCATAAAGAAATTTAATCAGAAATATTCGAGGAATATCAGAGGTGTTTCCGAAGGTACCTTATCCTCGATTTTCCAGTATGATTTTCCCGGAAATATAAGAGAGTTAGAAAACCTTTTCGAAGGGATAATAGCCGTATCTCCTCCAGAAAAGGAGATGATTACCGAGAAAGATTTAAAAGCTCATCTCGTTTGGAAGGAGACAAAGGCTTCAGAGCATACTCTGCTTTCACTGGAAAAGCTTGAGAAATTTGCCCTTGAGCAGGCAATGCGTCAAACGCAGGGCAATAAATCAAAGGCCGCAGAGATTCTAGGCATCTCGCGAGATACACTATACAGGAAACTAAAACATTTCAGTATCGAGTAG